The Colias croceus chromosome 22, ilColCroc2.1 DNA window TTAAAATGGACAATTATAATGTggcgttcattaaaaagtgtgTTAAAACGTTACAAATTCGGCTTGAATTGAAAGCTAAGGGACCACCACGGCCTGAACTTGACCTTACGCAAAAATGTACGacaaaaacgaaaacataatatacgcGTGTGTTTAAATCCGAACAATATGTGAAAACAACGTGGTTGTGTGGTTGTGATGAACATGAAAGCAACAAACTATTTTGTTTTCCGTGTCTTTGATTTGAAGCGGGCGCGGCCGGCAGAGGTGAGAGTGCTTGGACTGAAACGGGCGTTGACGACCTAGCTCATCTTtcaatcaagatgaaaaaacattcacaatctcggtaggtacctaccattTGTCGAATGAACTGCAATTGGCGTCTATCGGACGACAAGACATTCGTAAAGCACTAGATTCCGCGTACCGAAAGTTAATACGCGAGTTCAATGACCGTGTCGAtgaaaacatacatattttaggaaaGTTAATAGATTGTGTCaagttatagatatttttgcaTACCAAAAAGAAAGACGTATGCGTTtcctttataagtatttttttaaaattaaattgtactgCTTTACACCAtgtattttcagtgttttatttcaagtgaacacccataaaattttgtcacgagccgcctctgtTTATAACTAAACTGTTTAACTACTATGAACTAAAGCTTTAGTGCGTACATTTGTTTTAGCACTATATCGTCCTTGTGATCGAACATTATTACTACGGGATGGGGTTCTAGAGCCACGTGGCTCACCAGCTCCACTTCCACGTCTCGATCCTGGCTGATCTCTAAaacacataatttattataaacattttaatatcatgtttttatccttagagcattatttaatgctctaagaatttatttcattaagcATTATGAACATTTAATAAACTCTCTACATAATAATGAGTGCTATAAATTATCGttgttataaaacaaaaacaggcAATTTGTGCCATGTTACTAACCCTTTTTGAGATACTTTGGGCGTGTTAATTTTCACGTTCCAGTCGAACTTCTTCTCGGGCGTTTTATGAGAAGCTGTTTTTCAAAAGTAAATTAGTTTGCAAACTTAAAACATATGTTGTGCTTAaactattaaatgttattaaaattctttagttaatgttacattaagattaaaaaaaaattataaccaacTACAAAACtgatacaaaaataagaaaaaataaatcgtactAACCGTATCTAATAAGCTACAGAATCTATAAGAGTTACACCAATTTGGTGTAATTTTTGCGCAACGAACTGCCAATAAGAATAGATTATCATTCAAAGTTCGCATACACgactgaaaacaaaaatatctcCTTCTTAGCGACCTATTTTCCACGCATTGCAAATCTCTGTCTTCGTCTTCTGTTagtgtattgtttttaatcaCACATCCCTTTAATTGTGTTTGTGGTTTTGTAGGCTGAACAGTTAAATCACAAGATGTTATGAATATTTCCTCATCCTCATTTTCAGATTTGTCTAAATAAAAGTGGAAAAATTATCATTCTACCTATATTTTTCGTAGATTAATTCGTTAAACTCTTAAAAACAACACTGTTTTTATTCGCGGACATTAAAATTGGCAGTTCGTTACCTCGAAAACTAAGTTTTGCAATTTATATACAAACAGTGCTATCTTTAATAGTTTGAACACTATctaattcaattgaaattgACTGACTATCTCCTGTAcaaactgaaaatatattcatacacatgtacattaaaataacactgtctgtattttagaataaatgtttacaaacCTTCTTTATTTTTGGATGCTTGTGGTCGCAATGGTGGTGAAACATCAGAACGAGGCTGCCTCTGTATTGGTGGAGGTGGTGACGGAGATTTACTGAACACCACCGGTTTTTGTCGATGCGTCCTCTCAGCGATAGAATAAACCCCAAATTCGTGCGTTGGAATTCTATTGATATCATCGTACATTCGCTTTCTGGtgataatttgtataaatttaatatagagATCGTCTAATAAAACGTAGTATCATGTGTTAATAATGTCTTCACCtgtttacctatataaatttCCCTGTTTCAATAACCATGCTTCGATATCTTCTAGCCATTCCTGTATGGgacataatacaattttaaatatgtacaataGGTAGTCCTAAATCGGTTTAAAGGATGTACTTACTTGTTGCTGACCAATAACAGAGCCAGGGCGGCAAATTCTCATCCAAGCTATTGCTTCATGAGCGGACATGCGATAGTGTTTGATAAGGTAGCACCCAATCAAAGATCCAGTGCGACCTAAACCTGCCTGAACGATTTTAACAttcagaatataattatttaattgtatctgACTCACTTATCGAAAAACTAgcttgaaaattgaaaaagctttctttgtatttgaaatttaatctactacacacataataaaaattataaatgcacAACCTTACAATGAACAGCAATAGCGGTGTCAGCCTCTTCGctgatttgtaaaaatttcatcaatatgTGACGTGGAGGACAAGTTCCGTCAGGAAAAAACAAATCGTAGTGTGTAATTCCTACACTACTGAAACTGTGGAAAAACAATTAGTTATGAAACGACCCTCTTGAATCTTgatcaaagaaaaatattaaatattttatattatactaacaCATTTCCATCGTAAAGCTTCTTATTCAATCGTATTACAATTCTCACGTTATTTTCTAAGAAATAGCTTACATACATCTCTGGTGGATGATACAATGATACGCTATAATCCACGGGGCCGATAAAAGCTAAAAATTTacctgaaaatatttattattagtcaTTAGAAGAGCAACAAATGTAATtcgttatattattacatacgaaGTCTAAATACCCGGTACAATCCAATTAAGGTCACCTCCCTGTATTTTATCCAATCTATCATACTCTTCGTAGTTAAAATCTTGAAAATTGAAGAAGCCCAAATCCCGAGCTTTTACAATAGCTTGCAGACAATCTAATAAAGATATAGTGTAACGTGATTCACCCTGGGTTGCGTCTTGAAATGgccttaaaaaaaataaacggtacttgattttcttttatatatgtacttaaataaataaactgcaTAAAAAATGCAATTACCTGTAATTCTGCCCATGAACAAGTAATGGTTTGAGCGCATCTTTTGGTGGAAGACTCAAATACAAAACACCGTAACATCCTAAAAGAAATGCAGAGTTCGCTTTCTTCGTAGGATTAATTGATGTATAATGCACTATAATCTGTTTATTTAGGTATTCTTTTAGTTTATCGTTCAgtattttgcaatatttataCACACACCCTAAGTTTAATGGTCCAAAgtctgaataataattttcataaattaattgacTATCTATGCAAAAATAATGAGTTTCGTTTGTGCTTTTAAGCACTCTTCCTTGTCTAACAGTAGCGAAATAAagcacatttttaatatattcagtaataaaaagtatatcGGGGTTTCGTGTCATCGTTTAACCGATTTACAAGattgtatattatgaaaaataaacattatttagtcgcgtttataacaataatcaCAAAACTTAAATCATCCATTTATcacaaattgtaaataaattcaaaataataaaatgaaatacagTGCATATACTCAAAATTAGCAGAAATTTATTGACACATgtctaatataattatatttttttaaataaaccgCGGCAAGAAGTCATAATTACCGCTAAAGTGTGCCAGCTTTTCACCATAGAcaaaacattttctttaaaCGTCAAGTGTCAATTTCTAGTGTTTACAAAAAATGGCAACCCCAGTCTTTTTCCGGTACGCAAGGTAAAGTGTCAAAGTGATCATTGTGAATTATTCTGAATCtaagaatatttattcaatcttTTTGTAATTAGTGTTTTCTATacgtgaattattatgtttcaagCTCATACTatgtgtttcattttatatttcaggCAAAATAAGTGCATAAAACCATGGCTGATGTCGAAGTGTAAGTGTTGTTTTTATTGGCTCTTATCTTATAAaacatgta harbors:
- the LOC123701826 gene encoding dual specificity protein phosphatase CDC14B-like isoform X2; this translates as MTRNPDILFITEYIKNVLYFATVRQGRVLKSTNETHYFCIDSQLIYENYYSDFGPLNLGCVYKYCKILNDKLKEYLNKQIIVHYTSINPTKKANSAFLLGCYGVLYLSLPPKDALKPLLVHGQNYRPFQDATQGESRYTISLLDCLQAIVKARDLGFFNFQDFNYEEYDRLDKIQGGDLNWIVPGKFLAFIGPVDYSVSLYHPPEIVGITHYDLFFPDGTCPPRHILMKFLQISEEADTAIAVHCKAGLGRTGSLIGCYLIKHYRMSAHEAIAWMRICRPGSVIGQQQEWLEDIEAWLLKQGNLYRKRMYDDINRIPTHEFGVYSIAERTHRQKPVVFSKSPSPPPPIQRQPRSDVSPPLRPQASKNKEASHKTPEKKFDWNVKINTPKVSQKGDQPGSRRGSGAGEPRGSRTPSRSNNVRSQGRYSAKTNDSSKNTSAYNPVPTFRTSEGPVMKNVTDAKNFLMRSSIYSEQKHKHLNSAITVTPQYSFRLSNLYSDRLGSSDVTKLTPSATASKYPSQAQGRRRLGRSPSPSPMRYATEQSRATNTLPPSSTTEKFLARDSKSALKEALSRLKLSGPRDSSIGAASLGARRDAPAARQAPSVRSDERPLATQGDMLNSIKFQRRFRETLNTEKNNFHGKTSITPKEKSSIRNIHSKTSSTAIKSGSALNQEYGAKERGSPSRNFFNQRPSSPKGRRTQMSFFDHRM
- the LOC123701826 gene encoding dual specificity protein phosphatase CDC14B-like isoform X3, with the translated sequence MTRNPDILFITEYIKNVLYFATVRQGRVLKSTNETHYFCIDSQLIYENYYSDFGPLNLGCVYKYCKILNDKLKEYLNKQIIVHYTSINPTKKANSAFLLGCYGVLYLSLPPKDALKPLLVHGQNYRPFQDATQGESRYTISLLDCLQAIVKARDLGFFNFQDFNYEEYDRLDKIQGGDLNWIVPGKFLAFIGPVDYSVSLYHPPEMYVSYFLENNVRIVIRLNKKLYDGNVFSSVGITHYDLFFPDGTCPPRHILMKFLQISEEADTAIAVHCKAGLGRTGSLIGCYLIKHYRMSAHEAIAWMRICRPGSVIGQQQEWLEDIEAWLLKQGNLYRKRMYDDINRIPTHEFGVYSIAERTHRQKPVVFSKSPSPPPPIQRQPRSDVSPPLRPQASKNKEASHKTPEKKFDWNVKINTPKVSQKGDQPGSRRGSGAGEPRGSRTPSRSNNVRSQGRYSAKTNDSSKNTSAYNPVPTFRTSEGPVMKNVTDAKNFLMRSSIYSEQKHKHLNSAITVTPQYSFRLSNLYSDRLGSSDVTKLTPSATASKYPSQAQGRRRLGRSPSPSPMRYATEQSRATNTLPPSSTTEKFLARDSKSALKEALSRLKLSGPRDSSIGAASLGARRDAPAARQAPSVRSDERPLATQGDMLNSIKFQRRFRETLNTEKNNFHGKTSAKERGSPSRNFFNQRPSSPKGRRTQMSFFDHRM
- the LOC123701826 gene encoding dual specificity protein phosphatase CDC14B-like isoform X1 yields the protein MTRNPDILFITEYIKNVLYFATVRQGRVLKSTNETHYFCIDSQLIYENYYSDFGPLNLGCVYKYCKILNDKLKEYLNKQIIVHYTSINPTKKANSAFLLGCYGVLYLSLPPKDALKPLLVHGQNYRPFQDATQGESRYTISLLDCLQAIVKARDLGFFNFQDFNYEEYDRLDKIQGGDLNWIVPGKFLAFIGPVDYSVSLYHPPEMYVSYFLENNVRIVIRLNKKLYDGNVFSSVGITHYDLFFPDGTCPPRHILMKFLQISEEADTAIAVHCKAGLGRTGSLIGCYLIKHYRMSAHEAIAWMRICRPGSVIGQQQEWLEDIEAWLLKQGNLYRKRMYDDINRIPTHEFGVYSIAERTHRQKPVVFSKSPSPPPPIQRQPRSDVSPPLRPQASKNKEASHKTPEKKFDWNVKINTPKVSQKGDQPGSRRGSGAGEPRGSRTPSRSNNVRSQGRYSAKTNDSSKNTSAYNPVPTFRTSEGPVMKNVTDAKNFLMRSSIYSEQKHKHLNSAITVTPQYSFRLSNLYSDRLGSSDVTKLTPSATASKYPSQAQGRRRLGRSPSPSPMRYATEQSRATNTLPPSSTTEKFLARDSKSALKEALSRLKLSGPRDSSIGAASLGARRDAPAARQAPSVRSDERPLATQGDMLNSIKFQRRFRETLNTEKNNFHGKTSITPKEKSSIRNIHSKTSSTAIKSGSALNQEYGAKERGSPSRNFFNQRPSSPKGRRTQMSFFDHRM